The following are encoded together in the Flavobacterium haoranii genome:
- a CDS encoding glycosyltransferase family 9 protein, translated as MKVLVIQIKMIGDVLASTVICETIKEQNPNCEIHYLIQKNSFAVVENNPCIDKVIFFEEEKYKGFKGFIQLGKEFKQENYSAIIDAYGKLQSIIPSYLSNIKTRIATKKWYTDLLFTETVIPDTECEGTANAFRLLLVKTFLKKKWI; from the coding sequence ATGAAAGTACTTGTCATACAAATCAAAATGATAGGTGACGTACTGGCAAGTACTGTCATTTGTGAAACTATTAAAGAGCAAAATCCTAATTGCGAAATTCATTATTTGATTCAAAAAAATAGTTTTGCAGTTGTTGAAAACAATCCTTGTATTGATAAAGTTATTTTCTTTGAAGAAGAAAAGTACAAAGGCTTCAAAGGTTTTATTCAATTAGGAAAAGAATTTAAGCAAGAAAATTACTCAGCTATAATTGATGCTTATGGAAAATTACAAAGTATTATTCCGAGCTATTTAAGTAATATAAAAACCAGAATTGCTACTAAAAAATGGTATACTGATTTACTATTTACAGAAACTGTAATTCCAGATACTGAATGCGAAGGAACAGCCAATGCTTTCCGACTTTTATTAGTCAAAACTTTTCTAAAAAAGAAGTGGATTTAA
- a CDS encoding glycosyltransferase family 9 protein produces the protein MDLIYPKIHLTPQEISNAKSIIESQLDTSKPIFMISVVGSAPNKSLPNEYMAKVLDTISESNKNAQLVFNYMPNQFEEAKAIFDSCNLATQKQIVFDFYCKGLRTFISVLSQCNALIGNEGGATNMAKSLNIPTFTIYAPWINRNSWNIMETSGLHDIVHLRDYYSDLYKNKHPKNFKEKSLEWYDKLNPDLFCEKLKQFVKRISQ, from the coding sequence GTGGATTTAATTTATCCTAAAATTCATTTAACTCCCCAAGAAATATCTAATGCTAAATCTATAATTGAAAGTCAGCTCGATACGAGTAAACCTATTTTTATGATTAGTGTAGTAGGAAGTGCTCCAAATAAAAGTTTACCGAATGAATACATGGCAAAAGTATTAGATACTATTTCTGAAAGTAATAAAAATGCACAACTTGTATTTAATTACATGCCCAATCAATTTGAGGAAGCAAAAGCAATTTTTGATAGTTGTAATCTAGCAACTCAAAAGCAAATAGTTTTTGACTTCTATTGCAAAGGATTAAGAACATTTATTAGTGTTTTATCACAATGTAACGCTTTGATTGGAAATGAAGGTGGCGCTACTAATATGGCAAAATCTTTAAATATTCCTACGTTTACAATTTATGCACCTTGGATTAATAGAAATTCTTGGAATATAATGGAAACATCTGGTTTACACGATATTGTTCACTTACGTGATTATTATTCAGACCTTTATAAAAACAAACACCCTAAAAACTTTAAGGAAAAGTCTTTAGAGTGGTATGATAAATTGAATCCAGATTTGTTTTGCGAAAAATTAAAACAATTTGTAAAAAGAATTAGTCAATAA
- a CDS encoding NAD-dependent epimerase/dehydratase family protein, giving the protein MNILVTGAAGFIASHLCETLVNKGHKVYGIDNFNNYYDTKLKRLNATDLNAKGVEIFEIDLNDDLSKVFEINYDYIYHLAAQPGISATTSLEEYVTNNIYATQNLLDFVLKYNPDLKMFVNIATSSVYGLEATVDETVPPQPVSFYGATKLAAEQLVLALSRTQKLKSCSIRLYSVYGPRERPEKLYTMLVENLFNNKPFPLFEGSEKHERSFTYVGDIVEGLSAIIGKEDKIDGEIINLGTDEVNTTGQGIDLVQKIMDKKLLIDHKPPRKGDQQRTAAVIDKARKLLDYSPKTSFEEGLKEQVKWYKEKFID; this is encoded by the coding sequence ATGAATATTTTAGTAACAGGAGCTGCCGGATTTATTGCGTCACATTTATGCGAAACTTTAGTTAATAAAGGTCATAAAGTGTATGGAATCGATAATTTTAATAATTATTATGATACTAAATTAAAGCGCTTAAACGCAACTGATTTAAATGCTAAGGGAGTTGAAATTTTTGAAATAGATTTAAATGATGATTTATCAAAAGTTTTTGAAATCAATTACGATTATATATATCATTTAGCCGCTCAACCAGGAATTTCGGCAACGACTTCTTTAGAAGAATATGTTACCAATAACATTTATGCTACACAAAATCTTTTAGATTTTGTATTAAAGTACAATCCTGATTTGAAGATGTTTGTAAATATTGCAACTTCTTCTGTTTATGGATTAGAAGCTACAGTAGACGAAACAGTTCCGCCTCAACCAGTTTCTTTTTATGGTGCTACTAAATTAGCTGCTGAGCAATTGGTTTTAGCATTATCTAGAACTCAAAAATTAAAATCGTGTTCAATACGTTTGTATTCGGTTTACGGACCAAGAGAACGTCCTGAGAAATTATATACCATGTTGGTTGAAAATTTATTCAACAACAAGCCATTTCCTTTATTTGAAGGAAGTGAAAAACACGAGAGAAGTTTTACTTATGTTGGAGATATTGTAGAAGGATTAAGTGCAATTATTGGTAAAGAAGACAAAATAGACGGAGAGATAATCAACCTTGGAACAGATGAGGTAAATACAACTGGGCAAGGAATTGATTTGGTACAAAAAATAATGGATAAAAAATTATTAATTGACCATAAACCACCTAGAAAAGGAGATCAACAACGTACAGCTGCAGTAATTGATAAAGCACGTAAATTATTGGATTATAGTCCTAAAACAAGTTTTGAAGAAGGATTAAAAGAACAAGTAAAATGGTATAAAGAAAAGTTTATTGACTAA
- a CDS encoding glycosyltransferase family 2 protein, whose translation MNNNLKISVVVSTYNAEEWLEKVLIGYSVQTYKDFELIIADDGSRVTTKELIDRYAANYPVPVRHLWHEDEGYRRQEILNVAIVEASHEYILMTDGDCIPRADFVEIHAQQAEKGRFLSGGYCKLSMKTSKAITKEDILNQNCFNVKWLNAIDKLDFSNTLKLGSSVFLGKILDIISPTTPSFNNCNSSGFKEDMIAINGYDERMKYGGPDREFGERLENYGVKGKQIRHKAIVVHLDHPRGYKTPESLAANLAIRKEVKEKRIKWTPFGIKKDN comes from the coding sequence TTGAATAATAATTTAAAAATATCAGTTGTTGTAAGTACTTATAATGCAGAAGAATGGCTTGAGAAAGTCTTAATTGGTTACAGTGTTCAAACCTATAAAGATTTTGAATTAATTATAGCCGATGATGGTTCTCGTGTAACAACAAAAGAGTTAATTGATCGATATGCAGCCAATTATCCGGTACCTGTAAGGCATTTATGGCACGAAGATGAAGGCTATAGACGTCAAGAAATATTAAATGTTGCAATTGTTGAGGCTAGTCATGAGTATATTTTAATGACGGATGGTGATTGTATTCCAAGAGCCGATTTTGTTGAAATTCACGCACAACAAGCAGAAAAAGGTAGATTTTTATCTGGCGGTTATTGTAAACTTTCAATGAAAACTAGTAAAGCTATCACAAAAGAAGATATTTTAAACCAAAATTGTTTCAATGTAAAATGGCTGAATGCTATTGATAAGTTAGATTTTTCTAATACATTAAAATTAGGTTCAAGTGTCTTTTTAGGCAAAATTTTAGATATTATTTCACCTACTACACCATCTTTTAATAATTGTAATTCTTCTGGTTTTAAAGAAGATATGATTGCAATTAATGGTTACGATGAACGCATGAAGTATGGAGGTCCAGATAGAGAATTTGGCGAGCGTTTAGAAAATTATGGTGTAAAAGGAAAACAAATAAGACACAAAGCAATTGTAGTGCATTTAGATCACCCTAGAGGATATAAAACTCCAGAATCTCTTGCAGCTAATTTAGCGATTAGAAAAGAGGTAAAAGAGAAAAGAATTAAATGGACTCCATTTGGAATTAAAAAAGATAATTAA
- a CDS encoding glycosyltransferase family 2 protein translates to MKLSVIITTYNSEEWLEKVLIGYLKQSISDFQIVIADDGSTNKTKSLIDSFQSRFKFPIVHVWQPDEGFQKCRILNKAILEAKSDYLLFTDGDCIPREDFIAKHLQYKEKGYFLSGGYFKLPLEISKRINEKDILNGDCFSINWLVKNGVKKSFKLSKLTKNIIVAAFMNWVTPTKKTFNGHNTSCYKEDLLAINGFNEEMQYGGLDREVGERLFNLGVLAKQIRYSAICLHLDHERKYADKSKILNNLAIRNFNKKNNVTWIKNGIKKDKIE, encoded by the coding sequence ATGAAATTATCTGTTATAATAACAACATACAATTCTGAAGAATGGCTTGAAAAAGTTTTGATTGGATATTTAAAGCAATCCATCAGCGATTTTCAAATTGTAATAGCAGATGACGGTTCAACCAACAAAACGAAAAGTCTAATAGATTCATTTCAATCAAGATTTAAATTTCCGATTGTTCATGTATGGCAACCCGATGAAGGTTTTCAGAAGTGTAGAATTTTAAACAAAGCGATTCTCGAAGCAAAATCAGATTATTTATTGTTTACTGATGGCGATTGTATTCCACGTGAAGATTTTATAGCAAAACACTTGCAGTACAAAGAGAAAGGTTATTTTTTAAGTGGAGGTTATTTTAAATTGCCTTTAGAAATTTCAAAAAGAATTAATGAAAAAGATATTTTAAATGGCGATTGTTTTTCCATAAATTGGTTGGTAAAAAACGGAGTTAAAAAATCTTTTAAATTATCTAAATTAACCAAAAATATAATTGTTGCAGCTTTCATGAATTGGGTAACACCAACAAAAAAAACCTTTAACGGTCACAATACATCTTGTTATAAGGAAGATTTACTGGCAATAAATGGCTTTAATGAAGAAATGCAATATGGTGGTTTAGATAGAGAAGTAGGAGAGCGATTGTTTAATCTTGGTGTGTTAGCGAAGCAAATTAGGTATTCTGCAATTTGTCTTCATTTAGATCATGAACGAAAATATGCGGATAAGTCTAAAATTTTGAATAATTTAGCAATTCGAAATTTCAACAAGAAAAATAACGTTACTTGGATTAAAAACGGAATAAAAAAAGATAAAATTGAATAA
- a CDS encoding BUD32 family EKC/KEOPS complex subunit: MKKVFRPNFKHLENQFDCILNKFKKEGELIGSEKRNVIKFFDLEDGTEVNVKSFKKPNLLNAIIYGYIRKSKAQRSFEYATLLLEKGIGTPQPYAYYENKSVLGLEQSYYFSNQQNIDLMFRNLVFDPNYPNREEIIKQTAQFFFKVHNEGIEFIDNTAGNTLIKKVGDNDYQFYLVDLNRMSFHANLSMEQRARNIAKLTTEEDINSILAKEYAKLYQVNENDFFQLLMKEANGFLERFNRRKKIKKKIKFWKK, from the coding sequence ATGAAGAAAGTTTTTCGCCCAAATTTTAAACATTTAGAAAATCAATTTGATTGTATTTTAAATAAATTTAAAAAAGAAGGTGAATTAATAGGTTCTGAAAAGCGAAATGTAATCAAATTCTTTGATTTGGAAGATGGAACAGAAGTAAATGTAAAGTCTTTTAAAAAACCGAATTTGTTAAACGCAATTATTTATGGTTATATAAGAAAATCGAAAGCGCAACGCTCATTTGAATATGCTACTTTACTTTTAGAAAAAGGAATAGGAACTCCACAACCTTATGCATATTACGAGAATAAATCAGTTTTAGGTTTAGAACAAAGTTATTACTTCAGTAACCAACAAAATATTGATTTGATGTTTAGAAATTTAGTTTTCGATCCAAATTATCCAAATCGTGAAGAAATAATAAAACAAACGGCACAATTTTTTTTCAAAGTTCATAACGAAGGAATTGAATTTATTGATAATACTGCAGGAAATACTTTAATTAAAAAAGTTGGTGATAACGATTATCAATTTTATTTGGTAGATTTAAATAGAATGAGTTTTCATGCTAATTTAAGCATGGAGCAACGAGCCAGAAATATTGCAAAATTAACTACAGAAGAAGATATCAATTCAATTTTAGCAAAAGAATATGCTAAATTGTATCAAGTAAACGAAAATGATTTTTTTCAATTGTTAATGAAAGAAGCTAATGGTTTTCTAGAGCGATTTAATAGAAGAAAGAAAATAAAAAAGAAGATTAAATTCTGGAAAAAGTAG
- a CDS encoding glycosyltransferase, with product MFKHLLITRFNLKNPEWKQLTKNNESLLDDSWMNERLELFANYCFPSVSNQTNQNFEWLLYFDVSTSENHKNKIAEIIGNKTNIKSFFIDGMPVFNESIIKYVEENISTEYLITSRIDNDDCIHKDFINEIQKHFDKQDFLAIDNIEGYTLQIEPNFILGKKNTFSILL from the coding sequence ATGTTCAAACATCTTTTAATTACGAGATTTAATCTTAAAAATCCAGAATGGAAACAATTAACTAAAAACAACGAATCGCTTTTAGACGATAGTTGGATGAATGAACGACTAGAATTATTTGCTAATTATTGTTTTCCTTCAGTTAGCAATCAAACCAATCAAAACTTTGAATGGTTGCTGTATTTTGATGTTTCTACAAGCGAAAATCACAAAAATAAAATAGCAGAAATTATTGGTAATAAAACCAATATCAAAAGTTTCTTTATTGACGGAATGCCTGTTTTTAATGAAAGTATTATAAAATATGTTGAAGAAAATATTTCGACAGAGTATTTAATTACCTCGAGAATTGACAATGACGATTGTATTCACAAGGATTTTATAAACGAAATTCAGAAGCATTTCGACAAACAAGATTTCTTAGCTATTGATAATATTGAAGGTTATACTTTACAAATTGAACCTAATTTTATTTTGGGTAAAAAGAACACATTTTCAATCCTTTTATAA
- a CDS encoding glycosyltransferase family 4 protein yields MKLIQLTASMGWRGHEQKIIYLYEAFKDFGYVEDQWIICSEGSEVQRVALEKGMNVITLEYKSEYDLKYAKKLSQIAKEKNADVVFIHNSQSHTLAVLSAMFYGLKAPLVLCRTLIRRVDTNLLRKWKYNYKGIKKIICVSGPVVDVLKFAVKDHSKLCVVGSVTDINKFKKQEKTGLLHKEFNIPEDYKIIGNIAEFTGFKDHKTWVNTVAELVKRGVKAKYILVGKGSLEQEVRAQVKELGLENEIIFTGFRRDIPEILPEFDLFMFTSNNEPTGGVLLESYACKVPIVAAKAGGIPEVVVENETGFLAEVGNPISFADKVEELLANTELQEKFKQKGYEFLVNNFTKEVIAKKMFNELKSVCK; encoded by the coding sequence ATGAAATTAATTCAATTAACAGCTTCAATGGGATGGCGTGGCCACGAACAAAAAATTATTTATTTATATGAAGCGTTTAAAGATTTTGGCTATGTAGAAGATCAATGGATAATTTGTAGTGAAGGTTCTGAAGTTCAAAGGGTAGCTTTAGAAAAAGGAATGAATGTTATTACTTTAGAATACAAATCGGAATATGATTTAAAATATGCAAAAAAACTGAGTCAAATTGCAAAAGAGAAAAATGCTGATGTAGTTTTCATTCACAATAGTCAATCGCATACTTTGGCGGTTTTATCGGCAATGTTTTATGGATTAAAAGCTCCTTTAGTATTGTGTAGAACCTTAATAAGAAGAGTAGATACTAATCTTTTAAGAAAATGGAAATACAATTATAAAGGTATTAAGAAGATTATTTGTGTTTCGGGGCCAGTTGTAGATGTTTTAAAATTTGCAGTTAAAGATCATAGTAAGCTTTGTGTTGTAGGAAGTGTAACCGATATTAATAAGTTTAAAAAACAAGAAAAAACTGGACTTTTACATAAAGAGTTTAATATTCCTGAGGATTATAAAATTATTGGAAATATAGCTGAATTTACTGGTTTTAAAGATCATAAAACTTGGGTAAATACAGTTGCAGAACTTGTAAAAAGAGGTGTTAAAGCCAAATATATTTTAGTAGGTAAAGGTTCCTTAGAACAAGAAGTTAGAGCGCAAGTAAAAGAATTAGGTTTAGAAAACGAAATTATTTTTACAGGTTTTAGACGCGATATTCCCGAAATTTTACCAGAATTCGATTTGTTTATGTTTACATCAAACAATGAACCAACAGGAGGCGTTTTATTAGAGTCTTACGCATGTAAAGTGCCAATTGTAGCCGCTAAAGCTGGTGGAATTCCTGAAGTTGTAGTTGAAAACGAAACCGGATTTTTAGCGGAAGTTGGTAACCCAATCTCTTTTGCAGATAAAGTTGAAGAACTTCTAGCGAACACAGAATTACAAGAAAAATTTAAACAAAAAGGTTATGAATTCCTTGTAAATAATTTTACTAAAGAAGTCATTGCTAAGAAAATGTTTAACGAATTAAAATCGGTTTGTAAATAA
- a CDS encoding L-threonylcarbamoyladenylate synthase has translation MIDIQKETQNALEVIKNGGIILYPTDTVWGIGCDASNEEAVKKIFALKQREESKSMIVLVNGERMLYQVFNELPQVAWDIWDNSKKPTTLILDKPKNVAKNIIAEDNTLGVRMVSEEFCYKLMERMKRPLVSTSANISGEPTPKSFKEISPEIIKGVDYVVNLHHDKICDKPSTIIKLTLDSQVKIIRK, from the coding sequence ATGATTGATATTCAGAAAGAAACCCAAAACGCTTTAGAAGTAATCAAAAACGGTGGCATTATCCTTTACCCAACAGATACTGTTTGGGGCATTGGTTGTGATGCTTCAAATGAAGAGGCTGTTAAGAAAATTTTTGCTTTAAAACAACGTGAAGAAAGTAAGAGCATGATTGTTCTCGTTAATGGCGAACGTATGTTATATCAAGTTTTTAATGAATTACCTCAAGTAGCTTGGGATATATGGGATAACTCTAAAAAACCAACCACATTAATTTTAGACAAACCAAAAAATGTTGCCAAAAACATTATCGCAGAAGACAACACGTTAGGTGTACGCATGGTTTCTGAGGAATTTTGCTATAAATTAATGGAACGAATGAAACGACCATTAGTTTCAACTTCGGCTAATATTTCTGGGGAACCTACACCAAAATCTTTCAAAGAAATTTCTCCTGAAATTATAAAAGGTGTGGACTATGTTGTAAATTTGCATCACGATAAAATTTGTGACAAACCTTCTACGATTATTAAGCTTACCCTTGATAGTCAAGTGAAGATTATTAGAAAATAA
- a CDS encoding CCA tRNA nucleotidyltransferase: protein MALNYREHLNNKIFKIITQAAHELQLESYVIGGFVRDILLQRDHKKDIDIVAVGSGIDLALKVSSLLPNTPKVQVFKNYGTAMLRYKDMDVEFVGARKESYNFESRNPVVENGTLKDDQERRDFTINALAFSLNENNFGDLVDPFGGVQDLENKIIRTPLNPDITYSDDPLRMMRAIRFATQLQFEIEKDSLDAITRNAERIKIISGERIVDELNKILATPKPSIGFLLLHKTGLLDIILPELTALNNVEEVEGHTHKNNFYHTLEVVDNICPNTEDLWLRWSALLHDIGKAPTKKFHKKQGWTFHGHEFLGGKMVKKIFMRLHMPLNQKMKFVQKMVMMSSRPIVLAQEEVTDSAVRRLVFDAGEDVEDLMTLCEADITTKNPKKFQKYHNNFKIVRTKIVEVEEKDRVRNFQPPIDGEEIMQLFNLKPGREIGVLKEAVKEAILEGEIPNEYDAAYQFVLARAEKMGLKSVR, encoded by the coding sequence GTGGCTTTAAACTATAGAGAACATTTAAATAACAAAATATTCAAAATCATCACACAAGCTGCACATGAGCTTCAATTAGAATCTTATGTAATTGGCGGATTTGTTCGTGATATTTTACTACAACGAGACCACAAAAAAGATATTGATATTGTTGCTGTTGGTAGCGGCATCGATTTGGCTTTAAAAGTTTCTTCTTTGTTACCAAATACTCCTAAAGTTCAAGTTTTTAAAAATTATGGAACCGCCATGTTACGCTACAAAGACATGGATGTTGAGTTTGTGGGTGCTCGTAAAGAAAGTTATAATTTTGAAAGCCGAAATCCAGTTGTAGAAAACGGGACGCTGAAAGACGATCAGGAACGTCGCGATTTTACGATAAATGCTTTAGCTTTTTCGCTTAACGAAAATAATTTTGGTGATTTAGTCGATCCTTTTGGTGGCGTTCAAGATTTAGAGAACAAAATCATTCGTACACCTTTAAATCCAGATATTACCTATTCTGACGACCCCTTGCGAATGATGCGTGCCATTCGTTTTGCTACACAATTGCAGTTTGAAATTGAAAAAGATTCACTTGATGCGATTACTCGTAATGCGGAACGCATCAAAATCATTTCTGGAGAACGAATTGTAGACGAATTGAATAAAATTTTGGCAACGCCAAAACCTTCAATTGGCTTTTTATTATTACATAAAACTGGTCTTTTAGATATAATTCTTCCTGAATTAACCGCTTTGAACAATGTGGAAGAAGTAGAAGGTCATACACACAAAAACAATTTTTACCACACGTTAGAAGTTGTCGACAATATTTGTCCGAATACAGAAGATCTATGGTTACGCTGGTCGGCATTACTTCACGATATTGGCAAAGCACCAACAAAGAAATTTCATAAAAAACAAGGTTGGACCTTTCACGGACATGAATTTTTAGGTGGAAAAATGGTGAAGAAAATTTTCATGCGTTTGCATATGCCTTTGAACCAAAAAATGAAATTTGTTCAAAAAATGGTCATGATGAGTTCGCGACCAATTGTTTTAGCGCAAGAAGAAGTAACAGATTCAGCTGTGCGTCGTTTGGTTTTTGATGCTGGTGAAGATGTGGAAGATTTAATGACACTATGTGAAGCCGATATTACGACAAAAAATCCGAAGAAATTTCAGAAATACCACAACAACTTCAAGATTGTTCGTACTAAAATTGTAGAAGTAGAAGAAAAAGATAGAGTTCGTAATTTTCAACCCCCAATTGATGGAGAAGAAATTATGCAATTATTTAATTTGAAACCTGGAAGGGAAATTGGCGTTTTAAAAGAAGCAGTCAAAGAAGCTATTTTAGAAGGTGAAATTCCAAATGAATATGATGCTGCTTACCAATTTGTTTTGGCAAGAGCCGAAAAAATGGGGTTAAAATCAGTTAGATAA
- a CDS encoding GNAT family N-acetyltransferase, whose protein sequence is MKNFTFRKAVIEDKNSIWNIIQQAILRRKADGSNQWQDDYPNEQSIENDIVTDFGFVLVNEEKIIGYCAVIINYEPAYDAIEGKWLTNDDFVVIHRIAIDENYLGQGLSGKIIENVEKLAKKNNIFSVKVDTNFDNIAMMKIFEKRGYQYCGEVYFRGSARRAYEKVLK, encoded by the coding sequence ATGAAAAACTTTACTTTTAGAAAAGCGGTTATAGAAGATAAAAATAGTATTTGGAACATCATTCAACAGGCTATTTTAAGAAGAAAAGCTGATGGAAGTAATCAATGGCAAGATGATTATCCTAATGAACAATCTATCGAAAATGATATTGTTACTGATTTTGGTTTTGTTTTAGTTAATGAAGAAAAAATTATTGGTTATTGTGCAGTAATTATAAACTACGAACCAGCTTATGATGCTATTGAAGGTAAATGGTTAACCAATGATGATTTTGTTGTAATTCATAGAATTGCAATTGATGAAAACTACTTAGGACAAGGTTTATCAGGAAAAATTATAGAAAACGTTGAAAAGTTGGCTAAAAAAAACAATATTTTCAGTGTAAAAGTAGATACAAACTTTGACAACATTGCTATGATGAAAATATTTGAAAAAAGAGGATATCAATATTGTGGCGAAGTCTATTTTAGAGGAAGTGCTAGAAGAGCTTATGAAAAAGTTTTAAAATAA
- a CDS encoding COX15/CtaA family protein — MKSNKPVIFWLLSGCVLLFIMVMVGGITRLTNSGLSMTDWHLITDTFPPTTEEKWNEAFEAYKTFPEYQKINQYKTGGFHLEDYKFIYFWEWFHRFIGRIIGIVFIIPFIYFLAKNKLDKETIKKCIILLVMGGFQGFLGWFMVKSGLIDNPDVSHFRLALHLTFAFITFAYTLWVALDLIYPEKTETLYPQLKKIARIALIVLIMQIIWGGFVAGLNAGLVHNYWPLMSDGQFFHESILLEQSNFLKAIVEGKSGVQFFHRTFAYVVVFLMVLLYFKSKKVALNSQQQKGIILLQIVVLLQFTLGVLTLLFHVPLWLGLAHQLVAFGLLTTMVYTLHRLSK; from the coding sequence ATGAAATCGAATAAACCAGTCATTTTTTGGCTACTTTCAGGTTGTGTGTTACTTTTTATAATGGTAATGGTTGGCGGTATTACTCGTTTAACTAATTCGGGTTTATCAATGACCGATTGGCATTTAATTACTGATACTTTTCCACCTACAACAGAAGAAAAATGGAATGAAGCTTTTGAAGCTTACAAAACCTTTCCTGAATACCAAAAAATTAACCAATACAAAACAGGCGGGTTTCATTTAGAAGATTACAAATTCATTTATTTCTGGGAATGGTTTCACCGTTTTATCGGCCGAATCATTGGAATCGTTTTCATAATTCCTTTTATCTACTTTTTAGCGAAAAATAAATTAGACAAAGAAACCATCAAAAAATGCATTATACTTTTAGTAATGGGTGGTTTTCAAGGCTTTTTAGGTTGGTTTATGGTAAAAAGCGGACTAATAGATAATCCTGATGTAAGTCACTTTCGTTTAGCATTACACTTAACGTTTGCTTTTATTACGTTTGCATACACACTTTGGGTAGCTTTAGATTTAATTTATCCTGAAAAAACGGAAACACTTTATCCGCAATTAAAGAAAATAGCTCGAATTGCATTAATTGTTTTAATTATGCAGATTATATGGGGTGGATTTGTAGCTGGTTTAAACGCAGGTTTGGTTCACAATTATTGGCCATTAATGAGTGACGGACAATTTTTTCACGAAAGTATTTTATTAGAACAATCTAACTTTTTAAAAGCCATTGTCGAAGGAAAAAGCGGTGTACAATTTTTCCACAGAACGTTTGCTTATGTTGTGGTTTTCTTGATGGTTTTATTGTATTTCAAAAGCAAAAAAGTCGCTTTAAACTCACAACAACAAAAAGGAATCATTCTATTACAAATTGTAGTTTTATTACAATTTACTTTAGGCGTTTTAACACTGTTGTTTCACGTTCCACTTTGGTTAGGATTAGCACATCAATTAGTTGCTTTTGGATTATTAACTACAATGGTTTACACCTTGCATCGATTGAGTAAATAA
- a CDS encoding LytR/AlgR family response regulator transcription factor produces the protein MNIIIIEDEKPAARLLQRKVEKLGFAVNQMLHSVEEAINWFSNNAQPDLIFLDIQLSDGLSFEIFEHFDKVGKPLQSAIIFTTAYDEYALRAFKLNSIDYLLKPIDEDELEVAISKFKNQFQKNSIATLDFEAIKRMLVNPVEKEYKERFSVKVGNQIKVIAIDEVECFYSENKGTYLHTLDNRDYLVDSSLEVVESELKPKDFFRINRKFIVPLKAIKEIQMHTNSRLKLILPTYKEDEVIVARERVNEFKDWIG, from the coding sequence ATGAACATCATTATTATAGAAGACGAAAAACCAGCAGCACGATTGTTGCAACGAAAAGTTGAAAAATTAGGTTTTGCTGTTAACCAAATGTTACATTCTGTTGAAGAAGCGATAAATTGGTTTTCAAATAACGCACAACCCGATTTAATTTTTCTAGACATTCAATTGTCTGATGGTTTGTCTTTTGAAATTTTCGAACATTTTGATAAAGTTGGCAAACCATTGCAAAGTGCTATTATTTTTACAACCGCTTATGATGAATATGCTTTACGCGCTTTTAAATTGAACAGCATCGATTATTTACTAAAACCTATTGACGAAGACGAATTAGAAGTTGCTATTTCAAAATTCAAAAATCAATTTCAAAAGAATTCTATTGCAACTTTAGATTTTGAAGCGATAAAGCGAATGTTGGTTAATCCGGTAGAAAAGGAATATAAAGAACGTTTTTCTGTAAAAGTTGGAAACCAAATTAAAGTCATTGCTATCGATGAGGTCGAATGTTTTTACAGTGAAAATAAAGGAACGTATTTACACACGCTAGACAATCGAGATTATTTGGTCGATAGTTCTTTAGAAGTCGTTGAAAGCGAATTAAAACCAAAAGATTTCTTCCGAATCAATAGAAAATTCATTGTTCCGTTAAAGGCGATTAAAGAAATTCAAATGCATACCAATTCGCGTTTAAAACTCATTCTCCCAACTTATAAAGAAGATGAGGTAATTGTAGCTCGCGAGCGTGTAAACGAATTTAAAGATTGGATTGGGTAA